The proteins below are encoded in one region of Podarcis raffonei isolate rPodRaf1 chromosome 6, rPodRaf1.pri, whole genome shotgun sequence:
- the CSDE1 gene encoding cold shock domain-containing protein E1 isoform X1, with product MASTWKEFVEFSMPSSPPTAYVSANLGNASPVGLNLSPYGQSLYEMENHYTVSSDPLPPPAAPPPSHPLPFSSSSTSSGSKKQKRTPLYQRSMSFDPNLLHNNGHNGYPNGTSAGLRETGVIEKLLTSYGFIQCSERQARLFFHCSQYNGNLQELKVGDDVEFEVSSDRRTGKPIAIKLVKIKTETLPEERINGQVVCAVPHNLESKSPAAPGQSPTGSVCYERNGEVFYLTYTPEDVEGNVQLETGDKINFIIDTNKHTGAVSARNIMLLKKKQARCQGVVCAMKEAFGFIERGDVVKEIFFHYSEFKGDLEALQPGDDVEFTIKDRNGKEVATDVRLLPQGTVIFEDISIEHFEGTVTKVIPKVPNKNQNDPLPGRIKVDFVIPKELPFGDKDTKSKVTLLEGDHVRFNISTDRRDKLERATNIEVLPNTFQLTNEAREMGVIAAMRDGFGFIKCVDRDARMFFHFSEILDGNQLHISDEVEFTVVPDMLSAQRNHAIRIKKLPKGTVSFHTQSDNRFVGTIEKEATSAKSTSPNKGKEKEAEEGIIAYDDCGEKLTIPYQAKDVEGSTSPQIGDKVEFTVCEVKRTGLQTATSVRMLGRNYSSKRLLGYVATLKDNFGFIETANHDKEIFFHYSEFCGDIDSLELGDMVEYSLSKGKGNKVSAEKVNKTHAVNGITDEADPAVYTGKVIRPLRSVDPTQTEYQGMIEVMEDGEMKGEVYPFGIVGMANKGDCLQKGETVKFQLCVLGQNGQTMACNITPFRRATVECVKDQFGFINYEVGDSKKLFFHVKEVQDGVELQAGDEVEFSVILNQRTGKCSACNVWRVSEGAKAIAAPRPDRLVNRLKSITLDDASAPRLTVLRQPRGPDNSKGFGAERKIRQAGVID from the exons ATGGCAAGCACCTGGAAAGAATTTGTTGAATTTTCCATGCCGTCTTCTCCCCCTACTGCATACGTTAGTGCCAACCTGGGCAATGCATCTCCAGTCGGACTGAATTTATCACCTTATGGCCAATCA CTGTATGAGATGGAGAACCATTATACTGTGTCATCAgatcctctcccccctcctgcagCTCCCCCTCCTTCTCATCCTTTACCTTTCTCTTCATCTTCTACTTCATCCGGGTCTAAAAAACAGAAGAGGACCCCTCTTTATCAGAGATCT ATGAGCTTTGATCCAAACCTTCTCCATAACAATGGACACAACGGGTACCCCAATGGTACTTCTGCAGGACTGCGTGAAACTGGGGTTATTGAAAAACTGCTGACCTCCTATGGATTCATTCAGTGTTCAGAACGGCAAGCTAGACTGTTCTTCCACTGTTCACAGTATAATGGCAACCTACAGGAGCTTAAAGTGGGAG ATGATGTTGAATTTGAAGTATCTTCTGACCGGCGAACTGGAAAACCGATTGCTATTAAACTGGTGAAGATTAAAACAGAAACATTACCTGAAGAGCGAATAAATGGACAA GTTGTGTGTGCTGTTCCTCACAACTTAGAGAGTAAGTCTCCAGCTGCCCCGGGTCAGAGTCCAACAGGGAGTGTATGCTACGAACGTAATGGG GAAGTGTTCTACTTAACTTATACCCCAGAAGATGTTGAAGGAAATGTACAGCTGGAAACCGGAGATAAAATTAACTTCATTATTGATACAAATAAACA TACTGGTGCTGTAAGTGCTCGTAACATTatgcttttgaaaaagaaacaggCTCGGTGTCAAGGAGTAGTTTGTGCCATGAAG GAAGCCTTTGGATTCATTGAAAGAGGTGATGTTGTAAAGGAGATATTCTTTCACTATAGCGAATTTAAAGGTGACCTAGAAGCCTTACAGCCTGGTGATGATGTGGAGTTCACAATCAAAGACAGAAAT GGTAAAGAAGTTGCAACTGATgtaagacttttgcctcaaggaACTGTTATTTTTGAAGATATCAGCATTGAACACTTTGAGGGAACAGTAACCAAAGTAATTCCAAAAGTACCCAACAAAAATCAG AATGACCCATTACCTGGGCGTATAAAAGTAGACTTTGTGATTCCTAAAGAACTTCCATTTGGAGACAAAGATACAAAATCAAAGGTGACGCTGTTGGAAGGTGACCACGTTAGATTCAACATTTCAACAGATCGGCGTGACAAATTGGAGCGAGCCACTAATATTGAAGTTCTTCCCAATACTTTCCAACTCACTAATGAGGCTAGAGAAATG GGTGTGATTGCCGCAATGAGGGATGGCTTTGGTTTCATTAAATGTGTTGACAGAGATGCCCGCATGTTCTTTCACTTCAGTGAAATTCTAGATGGCAACCAGCTCCACATTTCAGATGAAGTAGAATTTACTGTGGTCCCT GATATGCTGTCTGCTCAAAGAAATCATGCTATAAGGATTAAGAAACTTCCAAAAGGCACTGTTTCATTCCACACCCAGTCAGATAATCGTTTTGTGGGCACTATAGAAAAGGAAGCCACTTCTGCCAAATCCACTAGTCCAAATAAAGGCAAAGAGAAG GAAGCTGAAGAGGGAATAATTGCTTATGATGATTGTGGGGAGAAGCTGACCATTCCCTATCAGGCTAAGGATGTGGAAGGATCTACTTCTCCTCAGATAGGAGATAAG GTTGAGTTTACAGTCTGTGAAGTGAAGAGAACTGGGTTGCAAACAGCTACATCTGTAAGAATGCTTGGTAGAAACTACAGTTCAAAAAGGCTTTTAGGATATGTGGCAACTCTAAAGGATAACTTTGGATTTATTGAAACAGCCAATCACGATAAGGAGATTTTCTTCCATTACAG TGAATTCTGTGGTGATATCGATAGCCTGGAACTTGGCGATATGGTTGAATACAGCTTATCAAAAGGCAAAGGAAACAAAGTCAGTGCAGAGAAAGTGAACAAGACACATGCAG TGAATGGCATCACAGATGAGGCTGATCCAGCTGTTTACACGGGTAAAGTAATTCGTCCTCTCAGGAGTGTAGATCCCACCCAGACTGAATACCAGGGAATGATTGAAGTCATGGAAGATG GAGAAATGAAAGGTGAAGTCTATCCTTTTGGAATTGTTGGTATGGCAAACAAGGGGGACTGTCTGCAAAAAGGAGAAACCGTAAAGTTCCAGCTTTGTGTCCTTGGTCAAAATGGACAAACAATGGCTTGTAACATTACACCTTTCCGCAGAGCCACCGTGGAATGTGTGAAAGATCAG TTTGGTTTCATAAACTATGAAGTGGGTGACAGCAAAAAGCTCTTTTTTCATGTGAAAGAAGTTCAGGATGGTGTGGAACTGCAGGCTGGTGACGAAGTAGAGTTTTCAGTCATCCTCAATCAACGCACAGGGAAATGCAGTGCCTGTAATGTGTGGCGTGTTAG TGAAGGTGCTAAGGCCATAGCTGCTCCACGTCCTGATAGACTTGTTAATCGCTTAAAGAGCATTACTTTGGATGATGCCAGCGCTCCTCGTCTAACTGTTCTTCGTCAGCCAAGGGGACCGGATAATTCAAAG GGATTTGGTGCAGAAAGAAAGATTCGTCAAGCTGGTGTTATCGACTAA
- the CSDE1 gene encoding cold shock domain-containing protein E1 isoform X5, giving the protein MSFDPNLLHNNGHNGYPNGTSAGLRETGVIEKLLTSYGFIQCSERQARLFFHCSQYNGNLQELKVGDDVEFEVSSDRRTGKPIAIKLVKIKTETLPEERINGQVVCAVPHNLESKSPAAPGQSPTGSVCYERNGEVFYLTYTPEDVEGNVQLETGDKINFIIDTNKHTGAVSARNIMLLKKKQARCQGVVCAMKEAFGFIERGDVVKEIFFHYSEFKGDLEALQPGDDVEFTIKDRNGKEVATDVRLLPQGTVIFEDISIEHFEGTVTKVIPKVPNKNQNDPLPGRIKVDFVIPKELPFGDKDTKSKVTLLEGDHVRFNISTDRRDKLERATNIEVLPNTFQLTNEAREMGVIAAMRDGFGFIKCVDRDARMFFHFSEILDGNQLHISDEVEFTVVPDMLSAQRNHAIRIKKLPKGTVSFHTQSDNRFVGTIEKEATSAKSTSPNKGKEKEAEEGIIAYDDCGEKLTIPYQAKDVEGSTSPQIGDKVEFTVCEVKRTGLQTATSVRMLGRNYSSKRLLGYVATLKDNFGFIETANHDKEIFFHYSEFCGDIDSLELGDMVEYSLSKGKGNKVSAEKVNKTHAVNGITDEADPAVYTGKVIRPLRSVDPTQTEYQGMIEVMEDGEMKGEVYPFGIVGMANKGDCLQKGETVKFQLCVLGQNGQTMACNITPFRRATVECVKDQFGFINYEVGDSKKLFFHVKEVQDGVELQAGDEVEFSVILNQRTGKCSACNVWRVSEGAKAIAAPRPDRLVNRLKSITLDDASAPRLTVLRQPRGPDNSKGFGAERKIRQAGVID; this is encoded by the exons ATGAGCTTTGATCCAAACCTTCTCCATAACAATGGACACAACGGGTACCCCAATGGTACTTCTGCAGGACTGCGTGAAACTGGGGTTATTGAAAAACTGCTGACCTCCTATGGATTCATTCAGTGTTCAGAACGGCAAGCTAGACTGTTCTTCCACTGTTCACAGTATAATGGCAACCTACAGGAGCTTAAAGTGGGAG ATGATGTTGAATTTGAAGTATCTTCTGACCGGCGAACTGGAAAACCGATTGCTATTAAACTGGTGAAGATTAAAACAGAAACATTACCTGAAGAGCGAATAAATGGACAA GTTGTGTGTGCTGTTCCTCACAACTTAGAGAGTAAGTCTCCAGCTGCCCCGGGTCAGAGTCCAACAGGGAGTGTATGCTACGAACGTAATGGG GAAGTGTTCTACTTAACTTATACCCCAGAAGATGTTGAAGGAAATGTACAGCTGGAAACCGGAGATAAAATTAACTTCATTATTGATACAAATAAACA TACTGGTGCTGTAAGTGCTCGTAACATTatgcttttgaaaaagaaacaggCTCGGTGTCAAGGAGTAGTTTGTGCCATGAAG GAAGCCTTTGGATTCATTGAAAGAGGTGATGTTGTAAAGGAGATATTCTTTCACTATAGCGAATTTAAAGGTGACCTAGAAGCCTTACAGCCTGGTGATGATGTGGAGTTCACAATCAAAGACAGAAAT GGTAAAGAAGTTGCAACTGATgtaagacttttgcctcaaggaACTGTTATTTTTGAAGATATCAGCATTGAACACTTTGAGGGAACAGTAACCAAAGTAATTCCAAAAGTACCCAACAAAAATCAG AATGACCCATTACCTGGGCGTATAAAAGTAGACTTTGTGATTCCTAAAGAACTTCCATTTGGAGACAAAGATACAAAATCAAAGGTGACGCTGTTGGAAGGTGACCACGTTAGATTCAACATTTCAACAGATCGGCGTGACAAATTGGAGCGAGCCACTAATATTGAAGTTCTTCCCAATACTTTCCAACTCACTAATGAGGCTAGAGAAATG GGTGTGATTGCCGCAATGAGGGATGGCTTTGGTTTCATTAAATGTGTTGACAGAGATGCCCGCATGTTCTTTCACTTCAGTGAAATTCTAGATGGCAACCAGCTCCACATTTCAGATGAAGTAGAATTTACTGTGGTCCCT GATATGCTGTCTGCTCAAAGAAATCATGCTATAAGGATTAAGAAACTTCCAAAAGGCACTGTTTCATTCCACACCCAGTCAGATAATCGTTTTGTGGGCACTATAGAAAAGGAAGCCACTTCTGCCAAATCCACTAGTCCAAATAAAGGCAAAGAGAAG GAAGCTGAAGAGGGAATAATTGCTTATGATGATTGTGGGGAGAAGCTGACCATTCCCTATCAGGCTAAGGATGTGGAAGGATCTACTTCTCCTCAGATAGGAGATAAG GTTGAGTTTACAGTCTGTGAAGTGAAGAGAACTGGGTTGCAAACAGCTACATCTGTAAGAATGCTTGGTAGAAACTACAGTTCAAAAAGGCTTTTAGGATATGTGGCAACTCTAAAGGATAACTTTGGATTTATTGAAACAGCCAATCACGATAAGGAGATTTTCTTCCATTACAG TGAATTCTGTGGTGATATCGATAGCCTGGAACTTGGCGATATGGTTGAATACAGCTTATCAAAAGGCAAAGGAAACAAAGTCAGTGCAGAGAAAGTGAACAAGACACATGCAG TGAATGGCATCACAGATGAGGCTGATCCAGCTGTTTACACGGGTAAAGTAATTCGTCCTCTCAGGAGTGTAGATCCCACCCAGACTGAATACCAGGGAATGATTGAAGTCATGGAAGATG GAGAAATGAAAGGTGAAGTCTATCCTTTTGGAATTGTTGGTATGGCAAACAAGGGGGACTGTCTGCAAAAAGGAGAAACCGTAAAGTTCCAGCTTTGTGTCCTTGGTCAAAATGGACAAACAATGGCTTGTAACATTACACCTTTCCGCAGAGCCACCGTGGAATGTGTGAAAGATCAG TTTGGTTTCATAAACTATGAAGTGGGTGACAGCAAAAAGCTCTTTTTTCATGTGAAAGAAGTTCAGGATGGTGTGGAACTGCAGGCTGGTGACGAAGTAGAGTTTTCAGTCATCCTCAATCAACGCACAGGGAAATGCAGTGCCTGTAATGTGTGGCGTGTTAG TGAAGGTGCTAAGGCCATAGCTGCTCCACGTCCTGATAGACTTGTTAATCGCTTAAAGAGCATTACTTTGGATGATGCCAGCGCTCCTCGTCTAACTGTTCTTCGTCAGCCAAGGGGACCGGATAATTCAAAG GGATTTGGTGCAGAAAGAAAGATTCGTCAAGCTGGTGTTATCGACTAA
- the CSDE1 gene encoding cold shock domain-containing protein E1 isoform X3, which translates to MENHYTVSSDPLPPPAAPPPSHPLPFSSSSTSSGSKKQKRTPLYQRSMSFDPNLLHNNGHNGYPNGTSAGLRETGVIEKLLTSYGFIQCSERQARLFFHCSQYNGNLQELKVGDDVEFEVSSDRRTGKPIAIKLVKIKTETLPEERINGQVVCAVPHNLESKSPAAPGQSPTGSVCYERNGEVFYLTYTPEDVEGNVQLETGDKINFIIDTNKHTGAVSARNIMLLKKKQARCQGVVCAMKEAFGFIERGDVVKEIFFHYSEFKGDLEALQPGDDVEFTIKDRNGKEVATDVRLLPQGTVIFEDISIEHFEGTVTKVIPKVPNKNQNDPLPGRIKVDFVIPKELPFGDKDTKSKVTLLEGDHVRFNISTDRRDKLERATNIEVLPNTFQLTNEAREMGVIAAMRDGFGFIKCVDRDARMFFHFSEILDGNQLHISDEVEFTVVPDMLSAQRNHAIRIKKLPKGTVSFHTQSDNRFVGTIEKEATSAKSTSPNKGKEKEAEEGIIAYDDCGEKLTIPYQAKDVEGSTSPQIGDKVEFTVCEVKRTGLQTATSVRMLGRNYSSKRLLGYVATLKDNFGFIETANHDKEIFFHYSEFCGDIDSLELGDMVEYSLSKGKGNKVSAEKVNKTHAVNGITDEADPAVYTGKVIRPLRSVDPTQTEYQGMIEVMEDGEMKGEVYPFGIVGMANKGDCLQKGETVKFQLCVLGQNGQTMACNITPFRRATVECVKDQFGFINYEVGDSKKLFFHVKEVQDGVELQAGDEVEFSVILNQRTGKCSACNVWRVSEGAKAIAAPRPDRLVNRLKSITLDDASAPRLTVLRQPRGPDNSKGFGAERKIRQAGVID; encoded by the exons ATGGAGAACCATTATACTGTGTCATCAgatcctctcccccctcctgcagCTCCCCCTCCTTCTCATCCTTTACCTTTCTCTTCATCTTCTACTTCATCCGGGTCTAAAAAACAGAAGAGGACCCCTCTTTATCAGAGATCT ATGAGCTTTGATCCAAACCTTCTCCATAACAATGGACACAACGGGTACCCCAATGGTACTTCTGCAGGACTGCGTGAAACTGGGGTTATTGAAAAACTGCTGACCTCCTATGGATTCATTCAGTGTTCAGAACGGCAAGCTAGACTGTTCTTCCACTGTTCACAGTATAATGGCAACCTACAGGAGCTTAAAGTGGGAG ATGATGTTGAATTTGAAGTATCTTCTGACCGGCGAACTGGAAAACCGATTGCTATTAAACTGGTGAAGATTAAAACAGAAACATTACCTGAAGAGCGAATAAATGGACAA GTTGTGTGTGCTGTTCCTCACAACTTAGAGAGTAAGTCTCCAGCTGCCCCGGGTCAGAGTCCAACAGGGAGTGTATGCTACGAACGTAATGGG GAAGTGTTCTACTTAACTTATACCCCAGAAGATGTTGAAGGAAATGTACAGCTGGAAACCGGAGATAAAATTAACTTCATTATTGATACAAATAAACA TACTGGTGCTGTAAGTGCTCGTAACATTatgcttttgaaaaagaaacaggCTCGGTGTCAAGGAGTAGTTTGTGCCATGAAG GAAGCCTTTGGATTCATTGAAAGAGGTGATGTTGTAAAGGAGATATTCTTTCACTATAGCGAATTTAAAGGTGACCTAGAAGCCTTACAGCCTGGTGATGATGTGGAGTTCACAATCAAAGACAGAAAT GGTAAAGAAGTTGCAACTGATgtaagacttttgcctcaaggaACTGTTATTTTTGAAGATATCAGCATTGAACACTTTGAGGGAACAGTAACCAAAGTAATTCCAAAAGTACCCAACAAAAATCAG AATGACCCATTACCTGGGCGTATAAAAGTAGACTTTGTGATTCCTAAAGAACTTCCATTTGGAGACAAAGATACAAAATCAAAGGTGACGCTGTTGGAAGGTGACCACGTTAGATTCAACATTTCAACAGATCGGCGTGACAAATTGGAGCGAGCCACTAATATTGAAGTTCTTCCCAATACTTTCCAACTCACTAATGAGGCTAGAGAAATG GGTGTGATTGCCGCAATGAGGGATGGCTTTGGTTTCATTAAATGTGTTGACAGAGATGCCCGCATGTTCTTTCACTTCAGTGAAATTCTAGATGGCAACCAGCTCCACATTTCAGATGAAGTAGAATTTACTGTGGTCCCT GATATGCTGTCTGCTCAAAGAAATCATGCTATAAGGATTAAGAAACTTCCAAAAGGCACTGTTTCATTCCACACCCAGTCAGATAATCGTTTTGTGGGCACTATAGAAAAGGAAGCCACTTCTGCCAAATCCACTAGTCCAAATAAAGGCAAAGAGAAG GAAGCTGAAGAGGGAATAATTGCTTATGATGATTGTGGGGAGAAGCTGACCATTCCCTATCAGGCTAAGGATGTGGAAGGATCTACTTCTCCTCAGATAGGAGATAAG GTTGAGTTTACAGTCTGTGAAGTGAAGAGAACTGGGTTGCAAACAGCTACATCTGTAAGAATGCTTGGTAGAAACTACAGTTCAAAAAGGCTTTTAGGATATGTGGCAACTCTAAAGGATAACTTTGGATTTATTGAAACAGCCAATCACGATAAGGAGATTTTCTTCCATTACAG TGAATTCTGTGGTGATATCGATAGCCTGGAACTTGGCGATATGGTTGAATACAGCTTATCAAAAGGCAAAGGAAACAAAGTCAGTGCAGAGAAAGTGAACAAGACACATGCAG TGAATGGCATCACAGATGAGGCTGATCCAGCTGTTTACACGGGTAAAGTAATTCGTCCTCTCAGGAGTGTAGATCCCACCCAGACTGAATACCAGGGAATGATTGAAGTCATGGAAGATG GAGAAATGAAAGGTGAAGTCTATCCTTTTGGAATTGTTGGTATGGCAAACAAGGGGGACTGTCTGCAAAAAGGAGAAACCGTAAAGTTCCAGCTTTGTGTCCTTGGTCAAAATGGACAAACAATGGCTTGTAACATTACACCTTTCCGCAGAGCCACCGTGGAATGTGTGAAAGATCAG TTTGGTTTCATAAACTATGAAGTGGGTGACAGCAAAAAGCTCTTTTTTCATGTGAAAGAAGTTCAGGATGGTGTGGAACTGCAGGCTGGTGACGAAGTAGAGTTTTCAGTCATCCTCAATCAACGCACAGGGAAATGCAGTGCCTGTAATGTGTGGCGTGTTAG TGAAGGTGCTAAGGCCATAGCTGCTCCACGTCCTGATAGACTTGTTAATCGCTTAAAGAGCATTACTTTGGATGATGCCAGCGCTCCTCGTCTAACTGTTCTTCGTCAGCCAAGGGGACCGGATAATTCAAAG GGATTTGGTGCAGAAAGAAAGATTCGTCAAGCTGGTGTTATCGACTAA
- the CSDE1 gene encoding cold shock domain-containing protein E1 isoform X4 — MASTWKEFVEFSMPSSPPTAYVSANLGNASPVGLNLSPYGQSMSFDPNLLHNNGHNGYPNGTSAGLRETGVIEKLLTSYGFIQCSERQARLFFHCSQYNGNLQELKVGDDVEFEVSSDRRTGKPIAIKLVKIKTETLPEERINGQVVCAVPHNLESKSPAAPGQSPTGSVCYERNGEVFYLTYTPEDVEGNVQLETGDKINFIIDTNKHTGAVSARNIMLLKKKQARCQGVVCAMKEAFGFIERGDVVKEIFFHYSEFKGDLEALQPGDDVEFTIKDRNGKEVATDVRLLPQGTVIFEDISIEHFEGTVTKVIPKVPNKNQNDPLPGRIKVDFVIPKELPFGDKDTKSKVTLLEGDHVRFNISTDRRDKLERATNIEVLPNTFQLTNEAREMGVIAAMRDGFGFIKCVDRDARMFFHFSEILDGNQLHISDEVEFTVVPDMLSAQRNHAIRIKKLPKGTVSFHTQSDNRFVGTIEKEATSAKSTSPNKGKEKEAEEGIIAYDDCGEKLTIPYQAKDVEGSTSPQIGDKVEFTVCEVKRTGLQTATSVRMLGRNYSSKRLLGYVATLKDNFGFIETANHDKEIFFHYSEFCGDIDSLELGDMVEYSLSKGKGNKVSAEKVNKTHAVNGITDEADPAVYTGKVIRPLRSVDPTQTEYQGMIEVMEDGEMKGEVYPFGIVGMANKGDCLQKGETVKFQLCVLGQNGQTMACNITPFRRATVECVKDQFGFINYEVGDSKKLFFHVKEVQDGVELQAGDEVEFSVILNQRTGKCSACNVWRVSEGAKAIAAPRPDRLVNRLKSITLDDASAPRLTVLRQPRGPDNSKGFGAERKIRQAGVID; from the exons ATGGCAAGCACCTGGAAAGAATTTGTTGAATTTTCCATGCCGTCTTCTCCCCCTACTGCATACGTTAGTGCCAACCTGGGCAATGCATCTCCAGTCGGACTGAATTTATCACCTTATGGCCAATCA ATGAGCTTTGATCCAAACCTTCTCCATAACAATGGACACAACGGGTACCCCAATGGTACTTCTGCAGGACTGCGTGAAACTGGGGTTATTGAAAAACTGCTGACCTCCTATGGATTCATTCAGTGTTCAGAACGGCAAGCTAGACTGTTCTTCCACTGTTCACAGTATAATGGCAACCTACAGGAGCTTAAAGTGGGAG ATGATGTTGAATTTGAAGTATCTTCTGACCGGCGAACTGGAAAACCGATTGCTATTAAACTGGTGAAGATTAAAACAGAAACATTACCTGAAGAGCGAATAAATGGACAA GTTGTGTGTGCTGTTCCTCACAACTTAGAGAGTAAGTCTCCAGCTGCCCCGGGTCAGAGTCCAACAGGGAGTGTATGCTACGAACGTAATGGG GAAGTGTTCTACTTAACTTATACCCCAGAAGATGTTGAAGGAAATGTACAGCTGGAAACCGGAGATAAAATTAACTTCATTATTGATACAAATAAACA TACTGGTGCTGTAAGTGCTCGTAACATTatgcttttgaaaaagaaacaggCTCGGTGTCAAGGAGTAGTTTGTGCCATGAAG GAAGCCTTTGGATTCATTGAAAGAGGTGATGTTGTAAAGGAGATATTCTTTCACTATAGCGAATTTAAAGGTGACCTAGAAGCCTTACAGCCTGGTGATGATGTGGAGTTCACAATCAAAGACAGAAAT GGTAAAGAAGTTGCAACTGATgtaagacttttgcctcaaggaACTGTTATTTTTGAAGATATCAGCATTGAACACTTTGAGGGAACAGTAACCAAAGTAATTCCAAAAGTACCCAACAAAAATCAG AATGACCCATTACCTGGGCGTATAAAAGTAGACTTTGTGATTCCTAAAGAACTTCCATTTGGAGACAAAGATACAAAATCAAAGGTGACGCTGTTGGAAGGTGACCACGTTAGATTCAACATTTCAACAGATCGGCGTGACAAATTGGAGCGAGCCACTAATATTGAAGTTCTTCCCAATACTTTCCAACTCACTAATGAGGCTAGAGAAATG GGTGTGATTGCCGCAATGAGGGATGGCTTTGGTTTCATTAAATGTGTTGACAGAGATGCCCGCATGTTCTTTCACTTCAGTGAAATTCTAGATGGCAACCAGCTCCACATTTCAGATGAAGTAGAATTTACTGTGGTCCCT GATATGCTGTCTGCTCAAAGAAATCATGCTATAAGGATTAAGAAACTTCCAAAAGGCACTGTTTCATTCCACACCCAGTCAGATAATCGTTTTGTGGGCACTATAGAAAAGGAAGCCACTTCTGCCAAATCCACTAGTCCAAATAAAGGCAAAGAGAAG GAAGCTGAAGAGGGAATAATTGCTTATGATGATTGTGGGGAGAAGCTGACCATTCCCTATCAGGCTAAGGATGTGGAAGGATCTACTTCTCCTCAGATAGGAGATAAG GTTGAGTTTACAGTCTGTGAAGTGAAGAGAACTGGGTTGCAAACAGCTACATCTGTAAGAATGCTTGGTAGAAACTACAGTTCAAAAAGGCTTTTAGGATATGTGGCAACTCTAAAGGATAACTTTGGATTTATTGAAACAGCCAATCACGATAAGGAGATTTTCTTCCATTACAG TGAATTCTGTGGTGATATCGATAGCCTGGAACTTGGCGATATGGTTGAATACAGCTTATCAAAAGGCAAAGGAAACAAAGTCAGTGCAGAGAAAGTGAACAAGACACATGCAG TGAATGGCATCACAGATGAGGCTGATCCAGCTGTTTACACGGGTAAAGTAATTCGTCCTCTCAGGAGTGTAGATCCCACCCAGACTGAATACCAGGGAATGATTGAAGTCATGGAAGATG GAGAAATGAAAGGTGAAGTCTATCCTTTTGGAATTGTTGGTATGGCAAACAAGGGGGACTGTCTGCAAAAAGGAGAAACCGTAAAGTTCCAGCTTTGTGTCCTTGGTCAAAATGGACAAACAATGGCTTGTAACATTACACCTTTCCGCAGAGCCACCGTGGAATGTGTGAAAGATCAG TTTGGTTTCATAAACTATGAAGTGGGTGACAGCAAAAAGCTCTTTTTTCATGTGAAAGAAGTTCAGGATGGTGTGGAACTGCAGGCTGGTGACGAAGTAGAGTTTTCAGTCATCCTCAATCAACGCACAGGGAAATGCAGTGCCTGTAATGTGTGGCGTGTTAG TGAAGGTGCTAAGGCCATAGCTGCTCCACGTCCTGATAGACTTGTTAATCGCTTAAAGAGCATTACTTTGGATGATGCCAGCGCTCCTCGTCTAACTGTTCTTCGTCAGCCAAGGGGACCGGATAATTCAAAG GGATTTGGTGCAGAAAGAAAGATTCGTCAAGCTGGTGTTATCGACTAA